In Musa acuminata AAA Group cultivar baxijiao chromosome BXJ2-10, Cavendish_Baxijiao_AAA, whole genome shotgun sequence, a genomic segment contains:
- the LOC135624836 gene encoding pseudo histidine-containing phosphotransfer protein 2-like, whose protein sequence is MESSSLQRQLANLKKSLFDQGNLDDQFYQLEELQDDASPNFVEEVVTLFFRDSSRLVANIEQAIEKCPRDYESLDALVHQLKDSASSIGAAKMMKDCTVFRDYCEKRNSEGCLRSFQKVKKEHSTLRLKLENYFQLLRQVGPAEKATRSGK, encoded by the exons ATGGAGAGCTCTAGCTTGCAGCGCCAGCTTGCCAACCTGAAGAAGAGCCTCTTTGATCAG GGTAACCTAGACGACCAATTTTATCAGCTAGAAGAGTTGCAAGATGATGCTAGTCCTAATTTTGTGGAAGAGGTCGTCACCTTGTTCTTCAGGGACTCCTCCAGATTGGTGGCTAATATTGAGCAGGCCAT TGAGAAGTGTCCTCGAGATTATGAAAGTCTGGACGCATTGGTGCACCAATTAAAGGACAGTGCTTCCAG CATCGGCGCCGCGAAGATGATGAAAGACTGCACCGTCTTCAGAGACTACTGTGAGAAACGAAACTCCGAAGG GTGCCTACGATCGTTTCAGAAGGTGAAGAAGGAGCACTCGACCCTGAGGCTGAAGCTGGAGAACTACTTCCAG CTGTTAAGGCAAGTTGGTCCTGCTGAGAAAGCCACTCGCTCCGGCAAGTGA